In a genomic window of Candidatus Bathyarchaeota archaeon:
- the msrA gene encoding peptide-methionine (S)-S-oxide reductase MsrA, whose translation MVENQNLEVATLAAGCFWCAEAAFSVIKGVKRVDPGYTGGSVFSPSYEAVSTGATGHAEAVQVFFDPEIISYQTILEIFFTIHDPTTLNRQGADIGTQYRSAIFYNSPRQKVIAENLIDELNRERIWEKPIVTAIEPLKAFYKAETYHKDYYKLHPEEAYCQAVISPKLAKLRAHFADKIMVVH comes from the coding sequence ATGGTTGAAAATCAAAATCTGGAAGTCGCGACCTTGGCTGCGGGTTGCTTCTGGTGTGCCGAAGCCGCTTTTAGCGTCATTAAAGGCGTGAAGCGGGTTGACCCTGGTTACACGGGTGGCTCAGTTTTCTCTCCCTCGTATGAGGCGGTCTCCACAGGCGCCACGGGGCACGCGGAGGCGGTGCAGGTATTTTTTGACCCCGAAATCATAAGTTACCAAACCATACTCGAAATCTTCTTCACCATACATGACCCCACAACGCTCAATCGGCAAGGCGCAGACATAGGCACGCAGTACCGTAGTGCCATATTCTATAATAGTCCCCGCCAGAAAGTCATCGCTGAAAACCTCATCGACGAACTTAACCGAGAAAGAATCTGGGAAAAACCCATCGTCACCGCTATAGAACCCCTAAAAGCCTTCTATAAAGCCGAAACCTACCACAAAGACTACTACAAGCTCCACCCTGAGGAAGCATACTGTCAAGCTGTTATCTCGCCTAAGTTGGCTAAGCTTAGGGCTCATTTTGCAGACAAAATCATGGTGGTGCACTGA
- a CDS encoding zinc ribbon domain-containing protein → MPFCRKCGRRLREYSKSCPDCGTSTTAPIIKIKQASSTKTAIAAATNKVAEPVISAVPEPVKVPVQVKVAALSSPPPKPAPKPVLSAKHIRSTKTAKPKSTKPAPPEVLFPAKTTPPKSVIQAKPKRTLSRKIIATQSVPPPIPPPKPAPPPKAATPTIQLSETKTAFFVEPVLPPKPTIPVAPAPVLPPHEIIKSNVSLKEDFIAHPQDYETETFHFSLRCINDHYWRAGTELPVSNGKAICPQCGEMLRKPRKKGSRKPRQMPIF, encoded by the coding sequence TTGCCGTTTTGCCGAAAATGTGGACGTAGACTTCGTGAATACAGCAAAAGCTGCCCTGACTGCGGAACCTCAACCACAGCGCCAATCATCAAAATTAAACAAGCCTCATCCACAAAAACAGCCATTGCTGCTGCAACCAATAAGGTAGCAGAGCCTGTTATTTCGGCTGTTCCCGAACCGGTTAAGGTCCCAGTTCAAGTTAAAGTTGCTGCGCTAAGCAGCCCACCACCTAAACCAGCGCCCAAGCCAGTACTTTCCGCTAAACACATCCGCTCAACAAAAACCGCTAAACCGAAGTCAACCAAACCCGCGCCTCCCGAAGTGCTTTTCCCCGCCAAAACCACACCGCCTAAATCGGTTATTCAAGCTAAACCTAAACGTACCCTGTCCCGAAAAATCATTGCTACCCAATCAGTCCCCCCGCCAATTCCTCCGCCTAAACCAGCACCGCCACCCAAAGCAGCAACCCCAACCATACAGCTTAGTGAAACAAAAACAGCCTTCTTTGTAGAACCAGTTCTGCCCCCCAAACCCACTATTCCTGTTGCTCCTGCACCAGTTCTTCCGCCGCATGAAATCATAAAGAGCAACGTGTCCCTCAAAGAGGACTTCATCGCCCATCCTCAGGACTATGAGACAGAAACATTCCACTTCAGCCTAAGATGCATAAACGACCACTATTGGCGTGCAGGAACCGAACTTCCCGTATCGAATGGGAAAGCTATCTGTCCACAATGCGGAGAAATGCTAAGAAAACCCAGAAAGAAGGGCAGCCGTAAACCAAGGCAAATGCCGATTTTCTAA
- a CDS encoding metallophosphoesterase, protein MNEKIEKRTDDFFSIEKGIKPYTNLNFQNNPVNFQFALISDNAGSGRSGVLPAAIEVANLLQPEFVANLGDLVEGYMDATGHMASEETYRSWWKEIDSYLSKLDMPFFFLPGNHDLNNPASVKVWRERHGGKREYYHFVYQNVLFLMISTEDPPKDTDNLRATDPEHAILIDNAYKAVKQAIAKGESEKKVLELLSPIEEFVGGINISDAQVDYFKKVLEANPNVRWTFCLMHSPAWRTASGFEQNIGNFAKIENLLANRPYTVFAAHTHLYNYTERFGRDYITTACSGAMNIPRLGAIDHIVWVTMTENGPKIANILLNGILDKKGPMKGDLMENRGLYKPRFNK, encoded by the coding sequence ATGAATGAAAAAATTGAAAAAAGAACGGATGATTTCTTTAGTATCGAAAAGGGGATAAAACCTTACACAAATCTCAATTTTCAGAATAATCCTGTTAATTTCCAATTTGCGTTAATATCGGACAACGCTGGTTCTGGCAGGTCTGGTGTTCTCCCTGCAGCTATTGAAGTGGCAAACTTGCTTCAACCTGAATTCGTTGCCAACCTAGGCGATTTAGTCGAGGGTTACATGGACGCCACAGGACATATGGCAAGTGAAGAAACCTATCGCTCGTGGTGGAAAGAGATAGATAGCTACCTATCAAAACTAGACATGCCTTTCTTTTTTTTACCCGGCAATCATGACCTAAACAATCCTGCTTCGGTCAAAGTATGGCGCGAGCGTCACGGAGGAAAACGAGAGTACTACCACTTCGTTTACCAAAACGTTCTATTTTTAATGATTAGCACTGAAGACCCTCCAAAAGATACAGATAACCTCAGAGCGACTGACCCAGAACACGCGATACTTATTGACAACGCATACAAGGCAGTCAAACAGGCGATAGCAAAAGGTGAAAGTGAAAAAAAGGTTCTTGAGCTCCTTTCCCCCATCGAGGAATTTGTTGGAGGAATTAACATCAGCGATGCGCAGGTGGATTATTTTAAGAAGGTTTTAGAAGCAAACCCTAACGTTCGTTGGACGTTTTGTTTAATGCATTCTCCAGCTTGGCGTACTGCTTCTGGGTTTGAGCAAAATATAGGTAATTTCGCTAAGATTGAGAATCTTTTAGCAAATCGACCATACACTGTTTTTGCAGCGCATACGCATCTTTACAACTATACTGAAAGGTTTGGTCGTGACTACATTACGACCGCATGCAGCGGGGCTATGAATATTCCGAGGTTAGGTGCAATTGACCATATTGTGTGGGTGACTATGACAGAAAATGGCCCTAAAATCGCCAATATCTTGCTAAACGGTATCCTTGATAAGAAGGGACCGATGAAAGGCGATTTGATGGAGAATAGGGGTCTGTATAAACCACGATTTAATAAGTAA
- a CDS encoding CBS domain-containing protein produces MSEKDVTRFLQILGLSKREIQVYMFLAKSGVQSTSFVAKRLKMERVQAYRTFKKLQEKGFIEATLERPTRFTIVPFEALVDNFINAKKNEVTNLSDQKGNLLTAWQSISAPESEYPVAKFSIITGKKKIHSKMLSMIDEAKSQVIFLTTGLGLIQEDIAGIFDAAVTPSQERNVQFQIITEISSDNLKVVERIDRNVTQDKLNFKIRHINMSSKFFPRFLIKDEEEAILYAPFGNEASVLNLEDEGLWINDKMFISVLKAFFVQMWHGGVDASRRIEELKSGVPIGETVVIKSAEEALAKVTSILESAKKEIVIITTSQSINRLAEDDPIVEYFRRDLKVQIMASIDLDNLEPAQKLAQYYEVKHVPISYLTMMLVDNKYLFMFKMRPLTDLGAESAFYFPDTFYSTDSSQVERVSEMLSDIWKRGIDIAEISSQAGTRLPTVEIPTTETLANTVDKMLENNVNSVLILENQRPIGVISDRDLLREIVDEHKDPLQTVAKNLNYTPLIILRPDESMIDAMRILSKKAFKRAAVVKNNQLIGMLTESAAKRTALPIQASTT; encoded by the coding sequence ATGAGCGAAAAAGATGTAACAAGGTTTCTCCAGATTCTGGGTTTGTCAAAAAGGGAAATTCAAGTTTACATGTTTCTCGCCAAAAGCGGCGTTCAATCCACAAGCTTCGTAGCAAAGCGGCTAAAGATGGAACGGGTTCAGGCTTACCGCACCTTCAAGAAGCTCCAAGAAAAAGGCTTCATCGAAGCCACATTGGAGCGTCCCACGCGGTTTACGATTGTGCCTTTTGAAGCACTTGTGGATAATTTCATTAACGCAAAAAAGAATGAGGTCACAAACCTCAGTGACCAAAAGGGAAACCTTTTGACGGCGTGGCAATCAATCAGCGCCCCCGAATCCGAATACCCCGTCGCCAAATTCTCAATTATCACGGGTAAGAAAAAGATACACTCCAAAATGCTCAGCATGATTGACGAAGCCAAATCTCAAGTTATCTTCCTAACCACTGGGCTAGGGCTCATCCAAGAGGATATCGCTGGGATTTTTGATGCCGCCGTCACGCCTTCACAGGAACGCAACGTCCAATTCCAAATCATAACCGAAATCTCCTCTGACAACCTCAAAGTGGTTGAACGCATCGACCGAAATGTCACCCAAGACAAATTAAACTTCAAAATCCGCCACATCAACATGAGCTCCAAATTCTTCCCGCGCTTCCTAATAAAAGACGAAGAAGAAGCCATCCTCTACGCGCCCTTTGGTAATGAAGCCTCCGTGCTCAACCTCGAAGACGAAGGCTTGTGGATTAACGATAAAATGTTTATCTCGGTTTTGAAGGCGTTTTTCGTGCAGATGTGGCATGGGGGTGTGGATGCTTCTAGGCGTATTGAGGAATTGAAGAGCGGTGTACCCATCGGCGAAACCGTAGTCATCAAGAGTGCTGAAGAAGCCCTTGCTAAGGTCACCTCGATTTTGGAGTCTGCCAAAAAAGAAATCGTGATAATCACCACTTCGCAAAGCATTAACCGCCTCGCGGAAGATGACCCAATAGTGGAGTACTTTAGGCGAGACCTAAAAGTTCAGATAATGGCCTCTATTGACCTTGACAACTTGGAACCCGCACAGAAACTAGCCCAATACTACGAAGTCAAGCATGTCCCCATCAGCTACTTAACCATGATGCTGGTCGATAACAAGTATCTGTTCATGTTCAAAATGCGTCCTCTAACCGATTTAGGCGCTGAATCAGCCTTCTATTTCCCCGACACATTCTACTCCACTGACTCCAGCCAAGTTGAACGCGTCAGCGAAATGTTAAGTGATATCTGGAAACGCGGTATCGACATCGCAGAAATCAGTAGCCAAGCTGGCACCCGACTTCCAACAGTTGAAATACCTACCACGGAGACGTTGGCTAATACTGTGGATAAGATGCTGGAAAATAACGTGAATTCGGTTCTGATTTTGGAGAATCAGCGACCCATAGGCGTCATTAGCGACCGCGATTTGCTCCGAGAGATTGTGGATGAGCACAAAGATCCCCTGCAAACGGTTGCAAAAAACCTCAACTATACGCCCCTTATAATCCTGCGCCCAGATGAATCCATGATTGACGCGATGAGGATACTGTCTAAGAAAGCCTTCAAACGCGCTGCCGTCGTGAAAAATAACCAGTTAATCGGCATGTTAACAGAGTCCGCCGCGAAACGGACGGCGTTACCGATACAGGCATCAACCACGTAG
- a CDS encoding MBL fold metallo-hydrolase, whose amino-acid sequence MKIVNVGYRSVNCFLIITDKSKLLIDVGWPSGMAELKCSMAQQGLSVKEVTHVLVTHYHMDHGAIAQEMKDKGAKLIVLENQKAYLNSQKKFIKPPLIYHEIKATDNLDMTFKDSRAFLKTIGLDGEIIPTSGHGPDHVTLVLDVGIAFTGDLPPENASPPDSDAFKDWQKLHSMKVKRLYPAHGNYDLPF is encoded by the coding sequence TTGAAGATAGTTAATGTTGGATACCGCTCGGTCAATTGCTTTCTAATAATCACTGACAAATCAAAATTGCTCATTGATGTGGGTTGGCCCAGTGGAATGGCCGAGCTTAAATGCAGCATGGCACAGCAGGGATTATCAGTTAAAGAGGTAACGCATGTCTTAGTAACGCATTACCATATGGATCATGGTGCTATAGCTCAGGAAATGAAAGATAAAGGAGCTAAACTCATAGTATTGGAGAATCAAAAGGCGTATCTTAACAGTCAAAAAAAATTCATCAAACCGCCATTAATATATCATGAAATCAAAGCTACGGATAACTTGGATATGACTTTTAAGGACAGCCGAGCTTTTCTCAAAACAATAGGGTTGGATGGAGAAATTATTCCCACTTCAGGGCACGGACCAGATCATGTTACACTGGTTCTTGATGTTGGAATTGCCTTTACGGGTGATTTGCCACCTGAAAATGCTTCACCGCCGGATTCCGACGCATTCAAAGACTGGCAAAAACTCCATTCAATGAAAGTTAAAAGACTATATCCAGCACATGGAAACTATGATTTGCCATTCTAA
- a CDS encoding glycogen debranching enzyme N-terminal domain-containing protein, giving the protein MESAPLTFQKNVLSNFDEAMSKEWLVTNGLGSYASSTALGLNTRKYHGLLVAALHPPGDRTVCVAKVDEDILVDNELYRLGTNEFSNIVYPEGYRYLEQFALSPFPKYTYQLDNLTVEKTVFIPQNKNGVAVFYQINSRAPSKATVKLFPLLSCRHFHTVIDQGNNPLNFTQTSSKNGFATTFQNPAAVLLGHITEGAFFEGVNWVYRLRYREEVARGEAGMDDCFQPGFFEVAVPSGEALEFALTFAVGEAQSLAKDILAKLGGSTRDVKAVYSAELHKRGDMLTDFYRNHPNVPASDWLNWVLSAADSFMVQNQSGKKSIIAGYYWFEPWGRDTFVSLPGLTLVTGRFSDAKNILSGFMQYYREGLIPNLVDDKTGVPYYNTVDGTLWYVNAVLQYLKYTGDYNFVKRELWSNLQSLIEFHRKGTIYGIHVDSDGLLMHGPQLTWMDAEIEGDIITPRAGKAVEVQALWYNALRTMELLARKFNQPDQAEQYAAYAAQAHESFNAQFWNPQQECLYDVVEANGTDASMRPNQIFAVALNFSMLDNEKAKKVVDKVNRELVTPYGLRTLSESDPRFVGHYAGNRRSRDSAYHNGTIWPWIMGPYVTAYLKVNDYSEEARQQALQTLILPLLRDGLNVGGLATLNEIYDAQAPNTPRGCVAQAWSIAEPLRAYIEDVLLVKPKFAQLVDSVS; this is encoded by the coding sequence ATGGAGTCGGCTCCCCTAACTTTTCAGAAAAATGTCCTCTCAAATTTTGATGAAGCCATGTCCAAAGAATGGTTAGTGACAAACGGGTTGGGCAGCTATGCGTCTTCGACGGCGCTCGGGCTCAACACGCGGAAGTATCATGGCTTGCTGGTTGCAGCGTTGCATCCGCCCGGCGACCGCACCGTTTGCGTAGCTAAAGTTGACGAGGATATCCTTGTTGACAACGAGCTTTATCGCTTAGGAACCAACGAATTTTCTAACATAGTTTATCCTGAGGGCTACCGATACCTCGAGCAATTCGCTCTCAGTCCCTTCCCAAAATACACATACCAACTCGACAACCTCACAGTTGAAAAAACCGTATTTATACCTCAAAACAAAAACGGCGTCGCAGTGTTCTACCAAATCAACAGCCGTGCCCCCTCAAAAGCAACCGTAAAGCTGTTCCCGCTTCTTAGCTGTCGACACTTCCACACAGTTATCGACCAAGGCAACAACCCCTTAAACTTCACGCAGACCAGCAGCAAAAACGGATTCGCCACAACCTTCCAGAACCCCGCGGCTGTGCTGCTCGGGCACATAACTGAAGGCGCCTTCTTTGAGGGGGTAAATTGGGTTTATCGACTCCGTTACCGCGAAGAAGTAGCCCGCGGCGAGGCAGGTATGGATGATTGTTTCCAGCCCGGCTTCTTTGAGGTGGCGGTTCCAAGCGGTGAAGCTTTAGAGTTTGCGTTAACCTTCGCAGTAGGTGAAGCTCAATCGCTTGCAAAGGATATTTTGGCTAAACTTGGAGGCTCCACGCGGGACGTTAAGGCGGTATACTCTGCAGAGTTGCATAAGCGGGGCGATATGCTAACTGACTTTTATCGAAATCACCCCAACGTGCCCGCCAGTGATTGGCTAAATTGGGTCTTGTCTGCCGCCGACTCGTTTATGGTTCAAAATCAATCGGGCAAAAAATCCATCATAGCTGGATACTACTGGTTTGAGCCATGGGGCAGAGACACCTTCGTTTCGCTGCCGGGGCTGACTCTGGTTACGGGCAGATTTAGTGACGCCAAAAACATCCTCTCAGGATTCATGCAATACTACCGTGAAGGGCTGATTCCTAATCTGGTCGATGACAAAACAGGCGTTCCCTACTACAACACTGTCGACGGTACATTGTGGTATGTGAACGCGGTTTTGCAGTACCTCAAATACACTGGCGACTATAATTTTGTGAAGCGCGAGTTATGGTCTAACTTGCAGTCATTAATCGAATTTCATCGCAAAGGCACAATCTATGGCATTCACGTTGACTCCGACGGATTGTTGATGCATGGTCCCCAACTCACTTGGATGGATGCCGAGATTGAAGGAGACATAATTACGCCTCGGGCAGGTAAGGCAGTAGAAGTCCAAGCTTTATGGTACAATGCGCTTAGAACTATGGAGTTGCTGGCACGCAAATTCAATCAACCCGACCAAGCCGAACAATACGCAGCATACGCCGCTCAAGCGCATGAGAGTTTCAACGCCCAATTCTGGAACCCCCAACAAGAATGCCTCTACGACGTAGTCGAGGCAAACGGCACAGATGCTTCGATGCGTCCCAACCAAATCTTTGCCGTGGCGCTCAATTTCTCGATGCTGGATAACGAGAAAGCCAAAAAAGTTGTTGACAAAGTTAACCGCGAACTCGTAACCCCCTACGGTCTGCGCACGCTTTCAGAGAGTGACCCCAGATTTGTTGGGCATTATGCGGGAAACCGACGCAGCCGCGATAGCGCTTATCATAATGGTACTATTTGGCCTTGGATAATGGGACCCTACGTGACCGCTTACCTCAAAGTCAACGATTACTCCGAGGAGGCGCGGCAGCAAGCCCTCCAAACCCTCATCCTGCCTCTATTGCGGGATGGTCTCAATGTTGGCGGCTTAGCAACCTTAAACGAAATCTATGACGCTCAAGCCCCTAACACGCCCCGAGGTTGCGTGGCACAAGCTTGGAGCATCGCGGAACCTCTACGCGCCTACATAGAAGATGTTTTGCTTGTCAAACCAAAATTTGCACAACTCGTTGACAGCGTATCTTAG
- the rnhB gene encoding ribonuclease HII: MLVAGVDEAGRGCVIGPLVVAGVAFQSEALPQLVELGVKDSKLLTAKKREALYPEILKLATVHHIIKVPPIEIDKVVHSARRLHRLNRLEAQTMAQIIETLKPDQAFVDAADVSETRYKTHIRECITIKTRITSKHKADRTYPVVSAASVIAKVERDREIAALQVTYGDFGSGYLTDEKTVGFLHRLLDEFGDYPCCVRQSWEPAKRVKREHGSTQQTLG; encoded by the coding sequence ATGTTGGTTGCTGGCGTGGATGAGGCTGGACGCGGATGCGTAATTGGACCCCTCGTGGTTGCAGGCGTGGCGTTCCAATCAGAAGCATTGCCGCAGTTGGTGGAGTTAGGCGTCAAAGACTCCAAGCTCCTAACGGCTAAGAAGCGGGAAGCCCTTTATCCCGAAATCCTCAAGCTGGCAACAGTGCATCACATCATTAAGGTGCCGCCCATAGAAATTGACAAAGTCGTACACAGCGCCCGACGTCTTCACCGCCTCAACCGACTGGAAGCTCAGACGATGGCGCAGATAATTGAGACGCTCAAGCCCGACCAAGCGTTTGTGGATGCCGCCGATGTTTCAGAGACTCGATACAAAACGCATATCCGCGAATGCATAACCATCAAGACCCGAATAACCTCTAAGCATAAAGCTGACCGCACTTACCCTGTGGTTTCTGCTGCTTCGGTTATTGCTAAGGTGGAACGTGACCGCGAAATTGCGGCTTTGCAGGTTACGTATGGCGATTTTGGCAGTGGCTATTTGACTGATGAGAAGACTGTGGGTTTTTTGCATCGGCTTTTGGATGAGTTTGGGGATTATCCTTGTTGTGTGCGACAATCTTGGGAGCCGGCGAAACGGGTGAAACGTGAGCATGGCTCAACGCAGCAGACTCTGGGATAA
- the tpiA gene encoding triose-phosphate isomerase: MIIVNFKTYLESTGKRALELAKQAERASKETGACIIVVPQLVDLAAIAKTVEIPVFAQHIDAIKPGGYTGHVLVESVKEAGAVGTLINHSERQLKLSEIETIIALTKGAGLTSCVCANNPAVSAAVAAMQPDITSVEPPELIGSGISVSKAKPEIVTDTVSLVKKIDPKMTILCGAGISTADDVAIALKLGTQGVLVASGIVKAKDPYSVLCAFGKATNP, encoded by the coding sequence ATGATTATAGTGAATTTTAAAACCTACCTTGAATCAACAGGCAAAAGGGCCCTCGAACTAGCCAAACAGGCAGAGAGAGCCTCCAAAGAAACAGGTGCCTGCATCATCGTTGTCCCCCAACTCGTAGACCTCGCAGCCATCGCGAAGACCGTGGAGATTCCCGTTTTCGCCCAACACATCGACGCCATAAAACCAGGCGGCTACACAGGGCACGTTCTGGTTGAATCCGTTAAGGAAGCAGGCGCAGTCGGTACATTAATCAACCATTCTGAGCGGCAACTCAAACTCTCAGAAATCGAAACCATAATCGCACTTACCAAAGGAGCAGGATTAACTTCGTGCGTATGCGCAAACAACCCAGCAGTCAGCGCCGCCGTCGCCGCCATGCAACCCGACATAACCTCTGTTGAGCCACCTGAACTGATCGGTAGCGGCATCTCAGTTTCGAAGGCAAAACCCGAAATCGTCACCGATACCGTGAGCCTCGTTAAAAAAATTGATCCGAAAATGACGATTCTTTGCGGTGCAGGCATCAGCACAGCCGACGACGTAGCCATTGCACTTAAGCTTGGAACGCAGGGTGTTCTCGTAGCCAGCGGCATAGTGAAGGCGAAAGACCCATATAGTGTATTGTGTGCTTTTGGAAAAGCAACAAATCCATAG
- a CDS encoding class I SAM-dependent methyltransferase gives MQTLTAADEVLQQIEALAKHTFLPIIGPERGEVLRWEIHRLRPRHVLEVGTLIGYSAILIGKELSSSSEIVTVEVHQDEAELATQNIQNAHLPANVEVITGNALDVIPTLRGPFEFVFLDAEKNEYLQYLKLAEPKLEAGAMVFADNAGIFSDVMADYLVYVRDSGKYRSRFVQVGDDGVEISVKL, from the coding sequence ATGCAAACCCTAACCGCAGCCGACGAAGTTTTGCAGCAGATAGAGGCGCTCGCCAAACATACCTTTTTGCCCATCATTGGACCCGAAAGGGGCGAGGTTTTACGGTGGGAAATTCATCGCCTCAGACCACGGCATGTTTTGGAAGTAGGCACCTTGATTGGGTACTCAGCGATTCTAATCGGCAAAGAACTCAGCTCCTCATCGGAGATTGTTACGGTCGAGGTACATCAAGATGAAGCCGAATTAGCCACCCAAAACATCCAAAACGCGCATCTGCCCGCAAACGTAGAGGTCATCACGGGCAACGCCCTAGACGTTATCCCCACCTTGCGGGGACCGTTTGAGTTTGTTTTCTTAGATGCTGAAAAAAACGAGTACCTCCAATACCTCAAATTAGCCGAACCCAAACTGGAAGCTGGCGCAATGGTTTTTGCAGATAACGCAGGCATCTTTAGCGACGTGATGGCGGATTATCTTGTGTATGTTCGGGATTCAGGCAAGTACCGCAGTCGTTTTGTGCAAGTAGGTGACGACGGGGTAGAAATCAGCGTAAAACTCTAA
- a CDS encoding haloacid dehalogenase-like hydrolase, protein MTKKNSPDYVPENERIATFDNDGTLWCEHPIPVQFAATLDALTQLAKNDPTLTKKPLFKAAVEKDLNWFVPYLNNQRLPELLAMLLDVAAGESQDDFEARISAWLKTANHPRFKKPYTQLIFQPMTELIDYLNANDFHVFIVSGGGMDFVRLFSEKIYGIPRENVVGANLKLAWEYKNGRPLLIRQAGLMEPYCDGAGKPINIQLHIGRPPILACGNTNGDIEMMEFAANSTNPYLNLIIHHDDAEREYSSNHSAELLLEKAKEHQWTVVSVKEDFKTVFP, encoded by the coding sequence GTGACCAAAAAAAACAGCCCCGACTATGTACCAGAGAATGAACGGATTGCGACCTTTGACAACGATGGCACATTATGGTGTGAACATCCAATTCCAGTACAATTCGCAGCTACATTAGATGCACTAACACAACTCGCAAAAAACGACCCCACGCTAACAAAAAAGCCCCTGTTCAAGGCCGCCGTCGAAAAAGACCTCAATTGGTTTGTTCCTTATTTGAATAACCAACGACTCCCAGAATTGCTTGCTATGCTGTTAGACGTTGCAGCGGGAGAATCTCAAGATGATTTTGAAGCTCGAATTTCAGCTTGGTTGAAAACAGCAAATCATCCACGCTTCAAAAAACCCTACACACAATTAATTTTTCAACCAATGACGGAGTTAATAGACTACCTCAACGCTAACGACTTTCATGTTTTCATTGTTTCTGGTGGCGGCATGGATTTTGTTCGTCTCTTTAGCGAAAAAATCTATGGCATTCCACGTGAAAATGTAGTTGGAGCAAACCTAAAGCTTGCTTGGGAATACAAAAATGGCAGACCATTACTGATTCGACAGGCGGGCCTTATGGAGCCTTACTGTGACGGCGCAGGCAAACCGATTAACATTCAATTGCATATTGGCCGACCCCCTATACTGGCTTGCGGAAATACCAACGGTGATATTGAAATGATGGAGTTCGCAGCCAACAGCACCAACCCCTACCTTAATTTAATAATTCATCACGATGACGCTGAGCGCGAATATTCCTCTAATCACAGTGCGGAATTATTATTAGAGAAAGCAAAAGAACACCAGTGGACAGTGGTTAGTGTAAAAGAAGATTTCAAAACCGTTTTTCCATAG
- a CDS encoding ARMT1-like domain-containing protein, giving the protein MKVEPECESCLLSRAQIQTYQATTNPALRFRCLAEIVKLLNREFKPTSNAAELGTKRDRIIRKLTSNDDPYKYNKKLANEKALKILPRIKKIVESGLNQQERFKKACICAIVGNIMEFDVPGHKFSLSNMSEAFREASKDLAIDDIDKAYELAKKAKSVLYLADNAGEIVFDTLLVEQLKNMGLKVIYVVKGGPVINDATMEDAELCNMDKLADDVITTGADAVGLQIKEVSAEFLKVYEEAELVFAKGMGYAETLTEYKLTKPHLLLFRTKCVPVANYFCVARDKNVAKLMP; this is encoded by the coding sequence TTGAAAGTTGAACCTGAATGCGAATCGTGCCTGCTCTCGCGGGCGCAGATTCAAACCTACCAAGCCACAACGAACCCTGCTTTGCGGTTTAGGTGCCTCGCTGAAATTGTGAAGCTGCTCAACCGCGAGTTCAAACCCACCTCTAACGCCGCCGAACTCGGAACCAAACGTGACCGCATTATTCGCAAATTAACCAGCAACGACGACCCCTACAAATACAACAAGAAACTCGCCAACGAAAAAGCCCTCAAAATACTGCCCCGCATCAAAAAAATTGTTGAGTCCGGTTTGAACCAGCAGGAACGTTTCAAAAAAGCCTGCATCTGCGCCATCGTCGGTAACATAATGGAGTTTGATGTGCCTGGTCACAAGTTCTCGTTAAGTAACATGTCTGAGGCGTTTAGGGAAGCCTCCAAAGACTTAGCCATAGATGACATCGACAAAGCCTATGAGCTTGCTAAAAAAGCCAAAAGCGTCTTGTACTTGGCGGATAACGCGGGCGAAATTGTTTTTGACACTTTGTTGGTGGAGCAGCTTAAGAATATGGGGTTAAAAGTTATCTACGTCGTCAAAGGCGGACCCGTCATTAACGACGCCACCATGGAGGATGCTGAACTCTGTAACATGGATAAACTCGCCGACGACGTCATAACCACTGGCGCCGACGCGGTGGGGTTGCAGATTAAAGAGGTTTCAGCCGAGTTCCTCAAAGTCTACGAAGAAGCTGAATTGGTCTTCGCCAAAGGTATGGGTTACGCCGAAACCCTCACTGAATATAAGTTAACTAAGCCTCACTTGCTATTGTTCCGCACGAAATGTGTTCCCGTAGCAAACTATTTCTGTGTCGCTCGGGATAAGAACGTAGCGAAGTTGATGCCTTAA